GAAAACTTATGCGACCATCTCAAGATAAACGTTAACATGGGAACGAAAACTTTAAGGATATATTCGAGAGTAAACACATATATAGCACATTCCAGGGCCTTATTTAAATAAATTGCAGCAAGTCTCtggtgtacacacacacacacacacatatatatatatatatatattgtttaagCCTTTGTCTGATGCGCTTTAGCATCTAAGTTAATATCTTTTCACCTAGTTGTCCCTAAGGTTACCCTATGGATATCATTTCTttccattataaaatttataactgAATCAATTTAGCACTCACTAATGCAAGTGGAACAACAAAAGAGCACTTTATAAGATAGGGACTATTTATTAACTAAATTTGTAATCATAGATGTTTTCGGACATAATCATAACTATCTATATTACATGAATGACATGCATTGAGACCTAGTCTTAAAAAATCTTTATAAATTAACATAGAGCAAATCATCATGACCCTCCTATGTTCCTACTTGTCAAACGACTTTCTTAATTGTTTTGGTGGAGGAGATCTTAATCTCTTCTTATACAAGCAACATCCATATAATCAACATTAAAAAGCCTAgcaaaatcttttggatagttaccATACCAAATAAAATCATGCCCTGGGGCAACAGCCCTTCCAACAAGTCAATCCACAGTAGCATTACCTTCACGAAAACTGTGTTTTGAGAAATTCTCCAAAGTAGTAGGTGAATGCCAAATGTACTGAAGTGTTTATCTCCTACATTATAACCAAGATATGCTAATATAAATTCAAGTTGCCTGGAAGTGATACAAAGCCACTTTCAAGCTTCCCCATGTTCTCCTAATTAGCTCAGCCATGGAAATAGTAGTGGCAAGGAAACAATAATCTTCAGCATATAAGGTCTAACCATCATGCATGATTTATAATGATACGACTACAACTAGCAATATGACCATGTAAACCCCTATCAAAACTGATCTTTTGTCAACCAAACCTCGAGAGATTCCAAGAAGCAAAAAGAGAAACGTTAATAATGTGCAAAAGAGTCCCATGGATCCCAGCAAGCTGATTGAGAAGGAGTGGGTTAAGTTGTTCATTTGCAAAGGATGAGCCGTTTCTAACAATCATCTCCGGGCGCATAAAAgcacatcataaaaaataaaaaataataaaaaaaagagccAAAAGATGTCAATTCCTTGCCTCACATATATGGTAAgccaaataggaaaaaaaaaaaatagaggatgcACTTTTTTTGATCCCAGTTGGGTCTCATCGCCATTTTTGAGCACCAGAGTAATGTCATTCCAATCATGCTACTAATAAGggcattgatatatatatatatatatatatatatatatatatatatatatatatatatatatatatatatatatatagagagagagagagagagagagagagagagagagatgctagACTCAAGttgatcagatttggatttagatctgatcgttaaaatattttaataaagatcttacatcaatgaTTCAAGCTGTTAAATGTGATCTACTACCTCAAAACTGCTTACAcactaaaaatcatataatttgaagACTCTTAGTCTatacatcaagtagtcaaaaattgaataatttaaataaaattgaattagacatattttttgatcatttgatataTAGGCTAAGGATCTTCAAACCATATGATTTTTGGTGTGCAAGCAATTTTGAGGTAGTAAATCATATTCAACTACTTGGATTATCAATGTAGGACCTTCATTATTCAATTTTGATCCGATCAGACATAAGTCCAAATTTGATTGATCTTATTCAAttttgtctatatatatatatatatatgtgtgtgtgtgaaacATGGCTACCATTCATGATCATCTTACTTAGTTATCGATAAATATGATGTGTCTCCTTCTCAAAAGAAATTAAACTGTTGAGACCTAGGTGCTCTATATATCGTACATCTTGATAAGTTTATCTCTTGCTCGATAGCTTGGAATAAAATTATACAAGCAATGCAGtagattttttttacattaatatttactaaaaaaataattataatatcatggGAACCATTTAGATTCCGAAGCGTGGTGCATTGATCAGATGGATTGCTATCACATCCATTTCCGGACGTGCATGTCACGTGCCGAGGCAGTAACGGTAAAGCGAGTAGTACGGACACAAACGATAAAAAGGAGGGagtgagaagaaaaaatattgaattctttttctaataagaagaaaaagaggagaaatgccaaaaaaaaaaaaaaaaaaagaaggacagCTACTATTCTCGCCCGCATCCCGAGTTTGACCGCCTTGGGTTCTCTGACCggcaaaaaaaaacaaagaaagaaaaaaagtatgGAATAAATGCCGTTCGCTTTTCAGAAAACCACAGAAATGCCACCCAAAGGCCAGACAGTAGACACCCCCCACCTCCTTGCTGTTTTTGTCGTCTTCTGCTGCGGGCCCGACATCCCATACCAACCGTCCGATCAAGATCCAACGATCATAACTCTCCTCAGAGGTTTGTGCCCAGTGGGAAAGCCTTCCCGTTTCCAAATTCGTACCGGGCCGAAACATTGCTGCTGTCTTAGTAACCGGCAAATGTGATGTCACATGTCGCCTTTTTTTTTTGCCGCAGGATCGAATAATTCCAACCGTCTGATCACTGACGGTAAGTCTTTTCCAGAGTTAAACCATCGggcaaaaagagaaaaagagcgcTTTAATTTTCGTACTCGTGCTTTTGCTCGGCTTTTCACATGGCTCGGGTTTCACGTATTTTGCTCTGTGCTTATAGTTTTCTCGTTTCCTACAGTActctttttttccctttctcCCTTCACGCACTATTATGCTCCCTATCATATAgtttttgctttcttttcttgGTAGATAAAATTACGCTTGCAATATCCCGACCATATTAAtcacaaataaaaatatattttggatATCATGACGCATAATAAGGATCATAGTCATACatcttcctttcattttttttaaaaaaataggttAAGATATATAATTTTTGCTACTTTATGGAAAATGAAAATGATAGAAACACAATGCGACattacacctttttttttttgaaaaaaaaaaaaagcaactttATCTTTGACGACAACCTTGCACGAGttacatcaaaaaagaaaaaaaagacaagCTTGCAGGAGACCTACCTTCGATCTTCTCCAATGCATAGTTTCtcgtatcaaaaataaaattcacAGTCTCATTCAGATATTTACCATCCTTTCTCAGTTATCATCATTGTTATATATAATAGTTTGTCTCCATCTCATTGTTATCTTTTTGCTACGACCATTACGGCGTGCTTCTAGCTAGCTGCCTTTAAAAGAAGTTATATACAGTTTACCATCCTAACTAAAGGTCACTTTGCACGAAACGTCAAAAGAGAAATAATTAAACTTTTCTTATAATGATATTTGAGCTTCCATGCGTAACATGTGTTCTAATAGACATCAAAATATTAACTAATCGTCCTATTTACAGAAATCTTATTTATAAGATCCCAAAAACCTgtcaatataatttttaatatttcaaaaattttcctcTTTTTGGACAGCATCCATTGAATCTTAACCCATGAAAAACCTACATATGGTTTTCGAACAAACAAAGAGATCCGTAACAGATCAGCTAACTTAAGGGACAAGCTTTATATATATACTTCATAGCACTCGCATGCATGGGGCAAACAAAGTAAGTAAAGCCaggataaaataaaagaaaagcttGAAGATGTCTCCTAGTCATCATGTTTAAAGAAAACATAGAACAAAAAACCTGTCCTTAATCTACCCACAAACACCTATATATACCCACTCCCCACCCCACTCTACTCTCCCTACCCTCTAACTCCACTATATTCTTCATCGCTCTTTCACTCTAGCTCTTGAGAACCTCACTCTCCACCACAAAGCAAGATGATCACCCCGGAGGACTTCTACACCGTTATGTGCGCCATGGTCCCCCTCTATGTGGCCATGCTCCTCGCCTACGCCTCCGtcaaatggtggaagatcttcaCCCCCGAGCAGTGCTCCGGCATCAACCGCTTCGTCGCCGTCTTCGCTGTCCCGGTCCTCTCCTTCCACTTCATCTCCCACAACAACCCCTACCAGATGGACACCCGCTTCATCCTCGCTGACACCCTCTCTAAGCtcctcgtcctcctcctcctctccctctgGGCTTGCCTCTCCCCCTCCTCCCCCGGCCGCAGCCGcctcgactggctcatcaccctCTTCTCCATCGCCACCCTCCCTAACACCCTTGTCATGGGCATTCCCCTCCTACGTGCCATGTATGGAGACTTCACCCAAAGCTTAATGGTCCAGCTGGTCGTCCTACAGTGCATAATTTGGTACATCTATATTTCGTTACACTTATTAGCTTATATCCACCATGGCTACGTTTTTACTTTGTTAGCACGTTAAATGTAGGTACACTTTGCTGCTCTTCCTGTTCGAGTATCGCGCGGCCACTCTCTTGATCCAAGAGCAGTTTCCGGGGCCGGTGGCGGCGGCCATCGCCAAGATCAAGGTCGACGGCGATGTCATCTCGTTGGACGGGCGAGACCCGATCCACGCCGAGTCGGAGATGGATGCGGACGGGAGGGTTCGTCTCCGGATCCGGCGGTCCGTGTCATCGGCGCCGGAATCCGGGTTGTCGTCGTCGGTGGGGTTCACGCCGGCCCGCCTGTCGAACATATCGGGCGCGGAGATATACTCGCTGAACACGCCGGGCCGGCATCCCATGGAGCAATTCACCATCGCCGACGTCACGTTTGGGTACCGGTCGGCGAGCCCGCGGCTGTCGGGGTATGCGTCGTCGGATGCGTACTCGCTGCAGCCGACGCCGAGGGAGTCGAATTTTAATGAGATGGAGATAGGGACTCCGGTGTGGATGAGGTCGCCGGCGGCGGCGGCAGGAGGAGGGAGGGTGGCCCGGCAGCAGTCGCCGGCGGTGGCCAAGGTGGTGCGCGGTTGTCACGAGGGTGGCAGCGGTGGTGGGGAGGGACAAGGGGACAAGGATGTTGGAGGTAAGTACGCCGCTGGCGCTGTACGTCATGCTCCGTTCTTCCATTTTTGCTTGCTGTTTGATGTTTATGTCGGAGAAAACTTATTGAAAAATAAGATAcgagaaaaatactaaaatagtaTCGGACTTTCAGCTTTTGTCGCCTACCACCAGGCGTGCCGGTAGGCGTATTGGTTGGGGGGGGCGCAATTCGGTCAGCTGTTTGTCTCAAGCAGCAAACAGCTATCGTTGGCTAGgtgtcaccttttttttttttgaaaaaaaaaagaaaaaattgatccaggTATGTGTTGGATGGCTGGAGATTGGACATTTAGAACAAATATACTCTGTGGAGTTTAAGTTTCACATATGTAAACTTATTTGATTTATAAAAACTGTAATTTAGACTATTAAATTTATAACTTCACTTGATGGACACATCTTTTCAGTTAGAAAATGTTCAAGATttaaattatctataaaattgatatattttctaTAAAGTGTGTATATATTCATATATGTATGAATGCGTGCATGTGTATGCTGGTTGATAACGAGATGATGCCCAAGCTTCACAGAATATGTAATGGTTGCCAAGATTAATTTCTTGTGCtacactgtgtgttgcttgagaGGAAATAGATGGTCGTAATTTTTAGAAGCTATGGCACGTAGGGGGAGCAAAAAATGCTCAGGGGTCAAAAAAGTTTGTTTTCTAACTCTAACATGATGGATCAGAGGCTGTGCGATTGATGTGATCGTACAAAAGTTGCAAGCTAAGAAAAAAGATTAAAAGTTGACAGAACGTTGTATTTGGTTGGAATTTTGAAAGGAGGAAGATTGAAAAGCAGCTTTGCTATAAGAATAAGATTTCACattttataaaaaagaaaaatccatgtgagatatgagaaatccaaTTTTCTTGTTGCTCAGGGAATGTTATTTGTCATTAATCACGCTCTTTTCCTTGGTGGGGAGCAAGCTTACAAACAGATTAcctttttctttgaaaaaaaactTTTGATTAATAATGAACTTGAAAATTGTTTCAGTGGAGAAAGAGATCAGCTTTAGAAGCACTTCAAAGTTTGCAGTACGAGAAGATGATGAAGAGATGAATGGAAGAGAAAATCAGGAGATGCCTCGAGCTATGGTTATGTTAAAGCTCATCTTAACCATGGTTGGCCGGAAGCTTTCTCGCAATCCCAACACATATTCAAGCATTCTAGGCCTACTTTGGTCTTTAATTTCATTCaagtaagaatttaatttttagcttatGAAATTATCAGTTCTGATGTAGGGCTTAAAGTTTTATATATAGCCATAGTCTTCTGTATTTTACCGCACATTCCTCTCCTGTATCAGTTCCCAACAAATTTGTGCTTTGGTTAAGCAAAAACTAGCGTTTGCTAAAGCAAGAATTTTGGTGTTAATTGTTTAGATGGGAGGTCAGCCTGCCAAGTTTGGTCAAGAActcgataaaaattatttcagatgCAGGGCTTGGGATGGCCATGTTTAGCCTAGGTAAGCTTCATTTGACTAAACCTATTCATATGAGAAAGGGCAATTTATtaacttattttgttataaaaCAGTAAATTTTCTTGCACACAAGCACTATATCTTATAAGACATTCTATTCCTAAGGTCTGGAATTTATAATCAGGAGTAATCAAATTGAGGCAGAAAAGTGTACATAGTTCAGAATCAAAAGCACTGCTCATGTCTATGGTACTTTATTAATTTTGCCGAGCTCTTGAAAATTTGAGGTTTTGCATGCTTGTAGGTTTGTTCATGGCTCTTCAGCCAAGGATAATTGCATGTGGTGCAAAGATGGCAATGCTAAGTTTGGGTATTCGATTTTTAAGCGGTCCTATTATAATGTCAGCTGCATCAATGGCAGTCGGGTTGAAAGGAGTTCGACTTCATACAGCTATTGTACAGGTACATACTAGCTTATAAAATTACATGTATTATTCGTATTCATTCATGCATGCATACCGGTGATTATACGGTAATTGAAGTTACTGGATGGTCATTGTAATGTAAAATTCATCGATCATGGTAGTCATATAATGTTGATGTGGCAGGCggctcttcctcaaggtattGTACCATTCGTCTTCGCTAGAGAATACGGGCTACATCCAGACATACTTAGCACCGGGTAGGCTCTCATTAAGTTTTAATATTCATGGTGATACTTTTTCGACAGATAAGGTTGCCACTTTGATACAATTAGAAAGCAATGCATGAACATCTTATCTCCATTGAGTCCTTATCCTCTGCTGCTGCACATGTTCGATTTGCAACACAGTGTTGTGCATGTTTAGGTAGAGGACATGCATGCGGTTTATTAGAAATTGGATAGTTGTTGCCCATCGAGTGTCGTGCTATGTAACATGCTCAACACGACATGTTGAGAGATGGACGATAGCTATCTATCTTCAAGATGGATGACATGTTACCTATCCTAACATGCACAACCCTCGAAACATGCACCAGAGGATCTTGGCTCATCTTGGTTGGTGAACCCATTTCTAGTGGTTCAATTCATGATTCTCTATAAGTATGAAGCATATGCTCTTATTATGAATATGTTTGATATCAATGTGCTTTATACATTGGTTTTTAGATGAAATTTTGT
Above is a genomic segment from Elaeis guineensis isolate ETL-2024a chromosome 1, EG11, whole genome shotgun sequence containing:
- the LOC105037810 gene encoding auxin efflux carrier component 6; its protein translation is MITPEDFYTVMCAMVPLYVAMLLAYASVKWWKIFTPEQCSGINRFVAVFAVPVLSFHFISHNNPYQMDTRFILADTLSKLLVLLLLSLWACLSPSSPGRSRLDWLITLFSIATLPNTLVMGIPLLRAMYGDFTQSLMVQLVVLQCIIWYTLLLFLFEYRAATLLIQEQFPGPVAAAIAKIKVDGDVISLDGRDPIHAESEMDADGRVRLRIRRSVSSAPESGLSSSVGFTPARLSNISGAEIYSLNTPGRHPMEQFTIADVTFGYRSASPRLSGYASSDAYSLQPTPRESNFNEMEIGTPVWMRSPAAAAGGGRVARQQSPAVAKVVRGCHEGGSGGGEGQGDKDVGVEKEISFRSTSKFAVREDDEEMNGRENQEMPRAMVMLKLILTMVGRKLSRNPNTYSSILGLLWSLISFKWEVSLPSLVKNSIKIISDAGLGMAMFSLGLFMALQPRIIACGAKMAMLSLGIRFLSGPIIMSAASMAVGLKGVRLHTAIVQAALPQGIVPFVFAREYGLHPDILSTGVIFGMLVSLPITLLYYILLGL